aGCCACAGTACTGGACAGATCGCAACCAGTACTGCTGGCCAAATTTTCAGTGCGCATTTTTATTCAGAAAACtgttttctgactcagaaaaattcactgagtccaaatatcatttttaaattatcaaattctgattgctaaattttctaaccatattcgctcctatttaatttattatttaattaattatagtttGACCGAATTTTACAAGATGCACATATAAAACTACTTTACACTGACACATCCATCTCCATTATGATAATTCCACCACAAGCTATGTTTCTAGCATTAGTAATTAACCTATTAGAATTCAACTTGAAAAAATTGGTCAATGGAGCCTTTTAaccaatttttactttttaaaagtaacttacaaaaaataacttttaaaatataggtttttaaaagttatagtatctatatttattaaattaaattaaaaatgacttttaataagtacaagtaatatatatatatatatatattcgataaaataatttttaaaatttaaaaatagtataacaaatattaatataagaattaaattagaatattaattaatgaaggtgattatattagatttttaattttgataaatacaaGCTAACTTTTAACAACCTATATTTTTAAACAGTTTTACCAaattaaatctaaatctttCTACCATAGTTTTAGCCTTTTGAGTTTCACTAGAGCTGctttttttatcatatacaGTCTCACACACCAAGACTTGATTTGGTAaagttttactttttaaaaaagatttaattattttgttggtttctataatttcgtaaaatttttaattaggtccatatatttttttttcttttaattgagtccttgcaccaattttttttaattgggttcctatacttttttattttggtccctacaccaatttctttttttaagttgagtccctatacaattaaaccaattactgtcaagagggacctaattgaaaaagaatttcgTGCAGGGAccaaattaaaaggaaaaaaaggtatagagacctaattaaaaattttgtgaaactataaagaccaacaaagtaattaaacctttaaaAATTGAGCatctatatttaataaattaaattaaaacccTTTTTTCATATACGCATTTATTTCGGATGTTGTGACCCTAATTCCCATTCTAAGTGTATTCCATGTGTTGAGACTCCATTCTCCTTTTACACATATCTCGAATTCTCGGATACGGAGTAATCATTTTTTCACATGTATCGTATTTCGGGTGCACCCAAAATACGTTTAAATTATCACATGTCATATCCCGAGTATTCAATACCTGAGATTAGCCTATATATAGATTGGTTCCTAAGTACTGAAATGTGATACATTATACATTCAAATAATTACTCTATGTTTAtggatttttataaataatataattatttaatttaaataaaaataccctTAGTATAAGTTATTTATAGATTAAatataagtttaattttgatgcattaaTAGTGTAAAACGTTTTATGCAGTCATGCAATCACGTTCACTCTTTTGAATGACTATTTATATAGTCAatgtaaaagataaaattattaatatagcATTACATAATTAGatacacatataaaattattttacactgacaatacattaaaattaaattctaaatataaACCATTAAatcttttatcaatttaatcTAATACCTTAAATCTTATAATGCCTCAAAAACACATAAAATATTTGAGCTAATTTTAAATTGATCCTGTTAGATAACAATAAAATATCCATCTCTATTATGGATAATTCCACAAGTAAGGTTTCGAGAATTAGTAATTGACCCATAGGAATTCAACTCGAAAAAAATTGGtcaactaatttttatttttcaaaagtaaattacaaaaaattaatttttaaaatataagtttttaaaaattgtaaagtttacaattgataaataaaattaaaaataatttttaataaatacaaacaaatatatttgataaaataacttttaaatttttaaaatattctcaTAACTTTAAAAAAAGCTGCAAACAATAGTATatactcttttttatttaccaaatataaaatgaaaaattttaacttttaaaaagtataaacatctttttaaaaagtttgaCCAAACTAAATCTgagaacaaaaaattaatctttaacTTGTCGGATTGGGAGatattataaaaaacaaaaaaaatggctCCTAGAGTTAAAAAATGTGAGTCAAATTAGttcataaaataatttctctattttttgttttattaaaaatCACCGCACTTCCATTTAGCTGAAGAAGATTGCAGGCAGTTGCAAAGAGTAAGGACCCGCCTATACCAGAATATAATTTGAACATACAAACCAGGATTTTAAAATCAACAAAACTAAACCGAAGACACTAGAAATCACTAATAACCTTTAAATGGgacaaatttaaattcattgcTAGTTAGTGCTAAtattttgcattctgcactcGAGGCTCTAATTGAACAAAGGCAAGCACCGCCCACTCTAATTGACCAGAAAACAAattatccaaaaacaaaaacaaaaacaattcaACAAGATGATAAAATCCATAAAAACCTATAACACCGAATTCGTGAAACATTTACAAGCAGGAGCAaatactaaaccctaaataGAATCAACCACCGAAACCGTAGAGAGTCCTTCCCTGCCTCTTGAGGGCATAAACAACATCCATGGCAGTAACGGTTTTGCGGCGAGCGTGCTCGGTGTAGGTAACGGCATCGCGAATGACGTTCTCCAAGAAGATCTTGAGGACGCCACGTGTCTCCTCATAGATGAGGCCACTGATTCTCTTGACGCCTCCCCTGCGAGCCAAACGGCGAATGGCGGGTTTCGTGATTCCCTGAATGTTATCACGAAGCACCTTTCTGTGCCTCTTCGCTCCTCCCTTTCCCAATCCCTTTCCTCCCTTTCCACGACCTGACATTTTCAAACACTAAAGAGAAAGAGATGTGCGGAGAAGCTTTTTCTGTTGAGATTTGATCTTGAATTTGATGTCGTTAGGACAGTACTTTAGTCGCTTTTATATTACTGGGTGTGTGTTTTGGGTTGCTATATAGGATGGGGAGTGTGGTATCTGGGTCGTTGATTGTGATAAAATGGACAGCTGAGATTGCGATTCttgttttgtggttttgaaTGGTTTTGACCGTTGATTAATTTGGATCGACGGTAAGAGTATGCGAGTGATTTTTTTGCGGATTACTAACGTGGCACCTTTCTCCACGTGGTAAGTATTCCTTACTGTTTTTTCTGGTATGCTTCTTTGTTAGATTGAGGCCGTGGATAATCGAgggacaaattaaataaataaagtgcagctcaaaattattttattataatattttaaaataattatattttaatttatatttattttatagaataaAGTTTTATAATGGTTTCTGAGATTCAAGTAATTATTCAATGTAATTTTTGAGGTTTCAATTATACTATTATAATTCTCCAGATACAGTTTCGAGTaccataataatttttagatatttttttggtgATGAGTCATCATCAAGACATTGATGTGACCTCATTTTGTCACGCTGGATAGTGCCAACAGCTAATTGAACTGACACAATTTCAATTTATACTCAATGTAGtctcttcttttatatttaacCTTAAATTTCCAAATGTTCAGTAagttaattttttcttcttcttcatcattctcttttcattcttcttgttcttattgTTCATGGAGATAGAAGTGAATATTCATGATGGGTGGTGAGAACATTGGAACTGGAAACTCTATTTGGCCATCGGACGAGAACGCAAAGCAGGACCAGAAGATCTGGCGTGCCGAAACGGTGCTGTTGCGGCTGTTGGCTAGTTCTCAGGTAGTCTGGGATAGATTCAAATCCAAATAAATCATTTTTTGTCGTCCCAATTATAATGTGAGTTATCAGTATTACTTGTGTTGTTATAATTGTTCTTACCTCACTATtcttctcttgttcttctttccTGAAGGTTGAACATGTTATATGTTTGCTTAATTACAGACAAGTGGGAAGAGATAGTGTGGACTTTTTGTGTGGACAGATACTGGACAGGATGAACCAATTGAAAAATCAGAATCTTATGGAGACAATCATGAAGTAAAGATGAACTTTAATTAGAGGCTTGCGAGATTAGAAGAAGATGTccgaaataaaaaattagttaaccaGTTGTTGGCATTAATTGTGTCTGTATTGATAGTGTTAATGGCTATCATGTATTGTAAAGCATGAGTTAAAAGAGTTGGTGGTGTGTACCCTATATTCATTGAATGAACAATATATGAAAAAATGATAACATGATTATGCTATTAGAAACTGATGAATGGTGTTTGTTGATGGAATGTAAATTTGGGTAACTCAATtaatgaaaacagtaatatgCTAAAGAAGACAGCATAAGTGATTGAAAACTAGCAAGCACTGTATTAAGATAATGATTCAAACTTCAAAGATAAGTATATTAAGATAATGGTTCAACTTAACACAATCAGTCACATAACACAAAAGGCAGCCAACTAACATGAACATGTTAAACATAGTTGCCTCAAAAGAGAAGGCTTTACAGCAAAACATAAAGGATTATTTTTTCCTTATGTAGTCTTTGTCTAGTGAAAAGTTTTAAACTCAAAATAGAAAGCCCTGTACATATTAAGTTAAAgtcttcaattcttctttctTGGAGCCTTAAATCCTGAAGTTGGGATGAACTTCATGTAATTGGCAAGTCTTGTTGTAGTTCCTGAACTAGCACCTTGCATGAGATTCACTGGGCTAGAAGTTGCTAATGGAGAGGATATTCTCCTTGGTGGTAATTTTGAAGGCCTTTTCATTCCATGATcctagataaaaaaaaatttgcattacaCATAAATGAGGATTCACTTGaatcacaaaaaatttaaaaaatgtgaatATTAAGCTACCTTTTGAGAATCTTCTACATTAGAAGCAGTTGGCTGAGATATATCTATCTTCACAGGTTGTACATCAGAAGTGGCTGGTATAATCTCAGTAGACTGTATACGAGAATTGTTTTCTCCATCACGTTGGTCACCATCATATTGAGGCTGCTGAAGTTGCTGCTCAGATCTAGGAGCACAtccttcatttttcttcttcttatcagCTTCAGCAACAACAGCAACATCACAAGCTCTCTTCTTCTTGTAACCTCTCTTTGTATCTCCCTTATCACCACAGAAGCTGCAAGTAAAGGGACCCAACTGCCTCTTTAAATGAACATTATCTCCATTGTTACTTTGAGGCTTGAGATCAACTTTAGACTTTTTAGATCCTCCACCACCCTTCTCATCAACATATATCATTCTCTTCATCtgtaatttttcaagttttcattcTTCTGCATGATCCCATAATGGTTGTCCAGGAATTGGATTAATATGATGATTATATGTTTCCTGTATGACTCCATCGTTAGTAAATGGTGACAAAAGTCTTTTGGTAGCTTGTTAACCCGAGACAGTGCAGCACATGCATGCACACAAGAAATATCTGCATATGAATAACAGTCACAGCAACCATGAATTTTAGTCATATACCATTAATCAGATTATTAATATAGCACAAAAACAATTATTATAACAATGCAAATAACCTATAAACATCCAAAATTGTACATAGTCTTTTTCCTAAGTCGACCACATGGTTAGTTGGGTGTCCATGCACCTCAAACTTTTTGTATCCATTGTCCCCTGTCAAATAGGCTTTCAATTCTTAGATTCTTTTCTAACTTTCTCCAATCGACTCTTTATAACTGGTGTGAACACTCCAGTGTGATTATTTAGTTTCACCTTGTTCTTGGCTATGGTCCACATAACAAATATTCAAACCTCCTCCAGCAATGTTATAATGGGCTTGGCTCTTGCATCCTTGATCTTTGCATTGAACACCTCGCATGCATAGTTACAAATGCTATCCAATTTCGGCTTATGGTTGAATGCGCTTCTAGTCCATGCATCTCTTTGCCATTTATCTAAATATACTCATGCATCCTCATTCAGTCTTTTTATCTTGTCCATTCCATCCCTAAACTCTTGATGAGTCGTTGCCCTTGCACATTCCCACAAAAGCTCCCTTAGTTGTAAATCCTTCcaactcttgttgaaatttctCCACAAATGCCAGACGCAAAAATGATTGTGCACATTGGGCATCACCTCTTGCACTGCTGATATTAGTCCCTACCAATTAGGAACATTACATAACAGTTTAGTCATAGTGTATTAGTCCCTGCCAATTATGCTCGATCACCATAACAGTCCCTAACATAAACTCGCCCTCACTATAAAAGTCCTTCACATTTAACACGAGTACACATAATAGTCTCTGACGTTTAAGTCAATAACCCATAGTAAACCCTATATAGAACCTATGTACAATGGTATAACAAAACATATAGTAACTGTCACATGTTAACTTCAATAATAGGCACACTAACCATGCTAATCACCAACTACTCAGCCAACATTTCAATCAAACAACTTGCAAACTAAATAAAACCTATGTGCACTAATATAACATACATACTATCAAGTTACAAAATCAGCAAATAAGTTGTATTATTCATTCACAACATAATTGTCATAACAGCAATAACAGTTAACTAATAACGGGATTAATATTTGTCAAATATGCATGGTTACCTTTTGCATATCGGATATAAAGCACTAGCCATTATCTTTGTAGTGTCCTAAGTCTAGATGCAGTAATTCAAGAAACCACTTCCAGTTCTCCCTATTCTCTATCTCCACAATTCCCACGCAATAACGTAGATATGATGGTTTGCATCCTGTCCAACTGCTAACAAAATTTGTCCACCAAACTGAGTCTTGAGGAATACTCCATCTAATCCAATCAAAGAACAGTAGCCACCTTTGAACCCATTTTTACAACCACTTAAGCACACATACATTCTCTCAAAAATAACTTCTCTGTTTGGTTGAGGTTTGGTACATATTCTATTGTTTTTCatagtttttctctttttctaacATTTGTGACTATGTGTAGCACTTAGAACAGAAATAGAAATGCTTAGGAGAGAAACAGAACACCCTGGAGGATACCCCTTACTAGCATTCAATGCCAGAAGGGAGAAGAGAGTTTGGGCGTTCACTGCCCATAAGGGAAGcagttttggcgttcaacgccaagaggGGACCAAGTCTTCTTTAGTTTCATTCCCcctttctttctgctttttagcatttcattctattttctgttttctattctagCTTTTGCTTAATCACTCCTaggatttatttgattttgtagtttattttcaaaaattttataattataagatGTCTCATGCATCACCCACAAAgcttaaaaagaattttttttgaaaaagaagtagtaAAATACATAAGATCTTGAGTTATATCATCAGTTATTCCAATTACTTTTATGTGGTGGCCTTGCCTCTACTTTCTAAATGCATGAATTAACTGTACATAATTGATGTGTTGAGCATATTGGCTCTTAAAGAACAGTAAatttagagaaatattattgattctctgaaaaataaaaaagattgattcttgaagtaagaaaaagtagcaaaaaaaaaacaagagaaaaataaaagagaaagaaaaaaataaaaagttcaaatgaaaaagaaaaagagcaaggatccaaggctttgagcatcaatggttaggagggtcaaAAATTGGTCTAAAAAGCTCAAATGAGTTGCTATCCTTGACTAAATGCTTGTGGTatgaaggtgtcaagtaaaaagcttgagattgagcagttaaagtcgtgattcaaaacaataaaagagTACGcataagaactctgggcaccactgtctgggaatttaagcaaagctaaattcgaatccaaagggttcccccagttaagtgcCTATGACGTTTATGTAtctagtggtaatacttgaaaacaaaatgTTTAGAGTCACGGGAAGGCtcaaaggtgcaaagcaccaacaagaagctgtgttcaagaatcaagaaaaactaaaagaagagaatcaataatattatccggattctagtTCCAAGTGATGCCAATACTTCTGAGCTTCAAggaaaagtgagatgccaaaactgttcagaagtaaatAGCTAATAGCCCCATTCAATATTTGGAATTGAGCTTCATTGACAACTCTGAgacctattttatttttctcttccatttgtccaattttgtttttggttgcttgaagacaagcaacagtttatgtttggtgttcttatgagcgaatattttatacatttttaatactatttttctattgtttttagtataatttttttaatttttattatattttagtaggttttagtaCAAAATTCACTTATTAGATATTACTTTGagcttttgtgttttttctatgattttaggtgaattttgggtgaatttggcaagttttggcaaagtctgattcagaggcaaagA
This sequence is a window from Arachis duranensis cultivar V14167 chromosome 2, aradu.V14167.gnm2.J7QH, whole genome shotgun sequence. Protein-coding genes within it:
- the LOC107473997 gene encoding histone H4 encodes the protein MSGRGKGGKGLGKGGAKRHRKVLRDNIQGITKPAIRRLARRGGVKRISGLIYEETRGVLKIFLENVIRDAVTYTEHARRKTVTAMDVVYALKRQGRTLYGFGG